In Corynebacterium frankenforstense DSM 45800, the DNA window CCTCCTGACCTCCGACGGGTCGGCGGCGACCCATGTCGACGCCGTCCGGGAGGCGCTGCCGTGCATGCGCCACCGCGGGCCCGACGGCACGGACACCTGGAACGACGAGGACGTCGTCTTCGGGTTCAACCGGCTGTCCATCATCGACCTCGAGCACTCCCACCAGCCGCTGGTGTGGGGCCCCGAGGACGACCCGCAGCGCTACACGCTCACCTTCAACGGCGAGATCTACAACTACATCGAGCTGCGCGAGGAGCTGGCCGCCGCCGGTCTGCCCCTGCACACCACCGGTGACTCCGAGACGATCGTCGCCGGCTACCACCTGTGGGGCGAGGACGTCGTCGAGCACCTGCGCGGCATGTTCGCCTTCGCGGTGTGGGACGCCCGCAAGCGCACGATGTTCCTCGCCCGCGACCAGTTCGGCATCAAGCCGCTGTTCTTCGCCACCACGCCCGCCGGCACGGCCTTCGCCTCCGAGAAGAAGTGCCTGCTCGCCCTCGCCGAGGACATGGGCACCGACCTCAGCATCGACCGCCGTGCCGTCGAGCACTACGTCGACCTGCAGTACGTCCCGGAGCCGGAGAGCCTGCACACCGGCATCCGCCGCCTCGAGTCGGGCTGCTCGGCCACGCTGACCCCGGGTGGCGTGCTGGTCCAGCGCCGCTACTTCCGCCCGCAGTTCAAGACCACCCCGGTCGCCCACGACTCCGAGCAGCAGGTCTTCGACCGCATCGCCAACGTGCTCGAGGACTCCGTGGCCAAGCACATGCGCGCGGACGTCACCGTCGGCTCCTTCCTCTCCGGCGGCATCGACTCCACCGCGATCGCCGCGCTGGCCAAGCGCCACAACCCGGACCTGCTGACCTTCACCACCGGCTTCGAGCGCGAGGGCTACTCCGAGGTCGACGTCGCCGCCGAGTCCGCCGAGGCCATCGGCGTCGAGCACCACGTCAAGATCGTCTCCCCGGAGGAGTACGCGGACGCAGTGCCGAAGATCATGTGGTACCTCGACGACCCGGTCGCCGACCCCTCCCTGGTGCCGCTGTACTTCGTCGCCGCCGAGGCGCGCAAGCACGTCAAGGTCGTGCTCTCCGGCGAGGGCGCCGACGAGCTCTTCGGCGGCTACACCATCTACAAGGAGCCGCTCTCCCTGAAGCCCTTCGAGAAGATGCCCTCTCCCCTGCTCAAGGGGCTGCGCAAGCTCTCGACCGTGCTGCCCGAGGGCATGAAGGGCAAGTCACTGCTCGAGCGCGGCACCATGCCGATGGAGGACCGCTACTACGGCAACGCGCGCTCCTTCAACTTCGAGCAGATGCAGCGCGTGATCCCGTGGGCGAAGCGCGAGTGGGACCACCGCGAGGTCACCCGCCCGATCTACGCGCAGTCGCAGGACATGGACCCGGTCGCGCGCATGCAGCACCTGGACCTGTTCACCTGGATGCGCGGCGACATCCTGGTCAAGGCCGACAAGATCAACATGGCCAACTCCCTGGAGCTGCGCGTGCCGTTCCTGGACAAGGAGGTCTTCCGGGTGGCCGAGTCGCTGCCCTACGACCTGAAGGTCTCGCACGGCACGACCAAGTACGCGCTGCGCAAGGCCCTCGAGCAGATCGTCCCGGCCCACGTGCTGCACCGCCGCAAGCTGGGCTTCCCGGTGCCGATGCGCCACTGGCTGGCCGGCGACGAGCTCTACGGCTGGGCGCAGGACCAGATCAACGCCTCGCAGACCGAGGACATCTTCGACAAGAAGGCCGTCCTGGAGATGCTCAAGGAGCACCGCGACGGCGTCTCCGACCACTCGCGGCGCATCTGGACGGTGCTGGCCTTCATGATCTGGCACGGCATCTTCGTCGAGGACCGCATCCAACCGCAGATCGACACCCCGGACTATCCGGTCGACATCTAGCTGCACGCTCCCCCGGCCCGGCACCCGCCGGGTCCCGACCCGCTCCCCCGGCCCCGACCGACCCCGGGCCGGGTCCGGGCCAGGGCACACAAAAACCCGGCGCCCCGTCACAGGAACGCCGGGTTTTTCGCGCGCGCAGCGCGCATCCACCCACGCCGGGCGGTACCGCCCGGCGTCGGCGCGCGGCGTCGTCAATTGACGACGCCGCGCGGGCACATGTCAGTGGAAGGAGTCGCCGCAGGCGCAGGAACCGCCGACGTTCGGGTTGTCGATGGTGAAGCCCTGCTGCTCGATGGTGTCGGCGAAGTCGATGGTCGCGCCGGCCAGGTAGGGCACGGACATCCGGTCGACGACGAGGTTCACGCCGCCGAAGACGTCGACCTTGTCGCCGTCGAGGGTGCGGTCGTCGAAGTAGAGCTGGTAGCGCAGGCCGGCGCAACCGCCGGGCTGGACGGCGATGCGCAGGGAGAGGTCGTCGCGGCCCTCCTGCTCGAGCAGGGCCTTCGCCTTCGCGGCGGCGGCGTCGGTCAGGGTCACGCCGGTCTCGGTGGACGGTGCAGTCATGGCAAGCTCCTGGAAAACTGGAAGACGTTCACTTCGGGGCCGGTCCCTGCCCGGCGGGTGCTCCGACTCCGGCGGTGACCCGGGCGCTGGTCCGGGTGCCGGGCCGGGCGGCGGCCCCACTGCGCTAAACCATACCCGTCTCCACCCGGAGAAAACACCGTCCCGGCCCCGCAGCCACTTCGCCGTGCGCGGCTTGTAACCTGGTGGGCGTGAAATTCCCCTGGCAGAAGAACGACGACACCGGCGCCACGGCCGCCGAGGCGGGCCACGAGGCCGACGCCGCCGACGAGGCCGCGGCCCAGGCAGAGAAGGCCGAGCACGACCCCGGCTACACCCCGAAGAAGGGGCACGCGACCCCGAAGCGTCGCGACCAGGAGCTCGCCCGTGGCGTGATCCGCGGCGAGTCCATGGCGCCGACGACTCCGGCGCAGGCCCGCGCCGAGCGCAAGAAGCTCAAGGCGTCCATGACCAAGGAGGAGTGGAAGGAGCACAAGCGCAAGGAGCGCGAGGCCAACCGCTCCCGCCAGCGCGAGGCGCAGGCGCGCATGGACGCCGGCGACGAGCGTTACCTGCTCGAGCGCGACCGCGGCGAGGAGCGCCGCTTCGTGCGTGACTGGGTCGACGCGCGGCGCTTCGCCAACAACTACGTCATGCCCGCGGCCCTGATCCTGCTGGTGTTCATGCTGATCTCCAACGCCGCTCCGAAGATCGCGGCCGCGGCCTCGCTGTTCGCCATGGCGCTCATCGTTATCTTCTTCCTCGAGGGCGTCTGGCTGGGCCGCCGCGCGAACGCCGCGGTGCGCGACCGCTTCCCCGGCACCTCGGCGACCGGCTTCGGGCTGGGCATGTACGCCTACTCGCGCGCCACGCAGCCGCGGCGCTGGCGCACCCCGCGCCCGCGCGTGGAGATCGGCGCGAACGTCTAGGAGTCTGGCGTGGCTGACCCGATTTCCGACGCCCCCGGTGGTTCCACCGGCCAGGTCCCTTCCGCCTCCGCCGCGGGCCCGGTGACCTTCGGCGAGGTGACCGCACCCGACACGGCCGCCTACCGGCGGATGCGGCGCCTGCTGCGCAACGCCGCCTCCCCGGCCTCCCCGGTGACCGTGGACGAGCTGGGTCGGCTCGCCGACGTCGCCGCCTTCTTCGCCGCCTGCTCCGGTCAGGTCCCGCCCGGTGAGATCGGCGAGGCCGAGCTCGTGGTCTTCGCCGCCGAGCACGGCGTCGCCGACCGCTTCCGCGCCTGGCACCGCGCCGACGCGACCCGCCGCCTGGCCGAGACGCTGGCCGCGGGCGCCTCGCCGACGACCGTCTTCGCCGAGGCCGCCGGCTGCCACGTCCGGCTCGTCGACGTCGCGTTGCGCGGCACCGTCGACGGCGTGGACGCCAGCGAGCGCGTGCGCAACGGCTGCGGGTTCATCGACGTCGAGGACGCGATGACCGCCGAGGAGTATCAGGCGGCCCTCGAGCTGGGCCGCGACCTGGCCGACGAGGCCGTCGACCGCGGCCGCGGGGTGCTCTCGACCGCGGTGCTGGGCGTGGGCGCGGAGACCGCGGCGCTGGCCGTGCTGGGCGCCGTCACGCGCACCGAGCCGGTGGCACTCTTCGGATTCGGCGCCACCGGCACCGACGACCGGCGCTGGTCGCGCAACGTCACCGTGCTGCGCGACGCGATGTTCCGGGCGCGCGAGGTGGCGGACTCCGTCGGCGACGTGCTGCGCGTGGCCGGCGGCTGCGACCTGGTGGCCGCCGCCGGGTTCATCGCGCAGGCCGCGGTGCGGCGCACCCCGGTCATCCTGGACACGACGGCCTCGGCCGTGGCGGCCGTGTGCGCCGACTCGCTGGCCCCCGGGACCCGCGAGTGGCTGCTGGCCGGCAGGCTCACGCCCGCGCCGGCACACCTGCTGGCGCTGCGGCGGCTGGGTCTGCAGGCGCTCTTCGCCATGAACGCCCCGCTCGGGCTGGGCACCGCGGCCCT includes these proteins:
- the asnB gene encoding asparagine synthase (glutamine-hydrolyzing), which codes for MCGLLGLLTSDGSAATHVDAVREALPCMRHRGPDGTDTWNDEDVVFGFNRLSIIDLEHSHQPLVWGPEDDPQRYTLTFNGEIYNYIELREELAAAGLPLHTTGDSETIVAGYHLWGEDVVEHLRGMFAFAVWDARKRTMFLARDQFGIKPLFFATTPAGTAFASEKKCLLALAEDMGTDLSIDRRAVEHYVDLQYVPEPESLHTGIRRLESGCSATLTPGGVLVQRRYFRPQFKTTPVAHDSEQQVFDRIANVLEDSVAKHMRADVTVGSFLSGGIDSTAIAALAKRHNPDLLTFTTGFEREGYSEVDVAAESAEAIGVEHHVKIVSPEEYADAVPKIMWYLDDPVADPSLVPLYFVAAEARKHVKVVLSGEGADELFGGYTIYKEPLSLKPFEKMPSPLLKGLRKLSTVLPEGMKGKSLLERGTMPMEDRYYGNARSFNFEQMQRVIPWAKREWDHREVTRPIYAQSQDMDPVARMQHLDLFTWMRGDILVKADKINMANSLELRVPFLDKEVFRVAESLPYDLKVSHGTTKYALRKALEQIVPAHVLHRRKLGFPVPMRHWLAGDELYGWAQDQINASQTEDIFDKKAVLEMLKEHRDGVSDHSRRIWTVLAFMIWHGIFVEDRIQPQIDTPDYPVDI
- a CDS encoding HesB/IscA family protein; translated protein: MTAPSTETGVTLTDAAAAKAKALLEQEGRDDLSLRIAVQPGGCAGLRYQLYFDDRTLDGDKVDVFGGVNLVVDRMSVPYLAGATIDFADTIEQQGFTIDNPNVGGSCACGDSFH
- a CDS encoding DUF3043 domain-containing protein, whose product is MKFPWQKNDDTGATAAEAGHEADAADEAAAQAEKAEHDPGYTPKKGHATPKRRDQELARGVIRGESMAPTTPAQARAERKKLKASMTKEEWKEHKRKEREANRSRQREAQARMDAGDERYLLERDRGEERRFVRDWVDARRFANNYVMPAALILLVFMLISNAAPKIAAAASLFAMALIVIFFLEGVWLGRRANAAVRDRFPGTSATGFGLGMYAYSRATQPRRWRTPRPRVEIGANV
- a CDS encoding nicotinate-nucleotide--dimethylbenzimidazole phosphoribosyltransferase encodes the protein MADPISDAPGGSTGQVPSASAAGPVTFGEVTAPDTAAYRRMRRLLRNAASPASPVTVDELGRLADVAAFFAACSGQVPPGEIGEAELVVFAAEHGVADRFRAWHRADATRRLAETLAAGASPTTVFAEAAGCHVRLVDVALRGTVDGVDASERVRNGCGFIDVEDAMTAEEYQAALELGRDLADEAVDRGRGVLSTAVLGVGAETAALAVLGAVTRTEPVALFGFGATGTDDRRWSRNVTVLRDAMFRAREVADSVGDVLRVAGGCDLVAAAGFIAQAAVRRTPVILDTTASAVAAVCADSLAPGTREWLLAGRLTPAPAHLLALRRLGLQALFAMNAPLGLGTAALQTLPVARAAARIASGCELPEPEGAGEPGELEEPGGPGSPE